The Lactuca sativa cultivar Salinas chromosome 2, Lsat_Salinas_v11, whole genome shotgun sequence genome includes the window ACGAAAATCGCATGTGAATGCCATGAGTGTCACACAATTGATGGAAATGAGAATTGTCATATTCTATGCCATTATCACATTAAAATGATTGTATGTCCGTATAGAAATGATTTTTAATATAAGCAAGACAGTGAAGAAATTTAGAAAAAAACATCATATTTCTTTCTAAGAGGATACATCCTAACAAAGTGAGTAAATTGATCAAGAAAAATGACATAGTAATTAATTCCACTATGAATTTGAATGGGAGATGTCCATACATCAGAATGAATGAcatgaaaaggaaataaagcattGGTTTTCAATAATGGAAAAGATAAATGAACATGCTTGCCAATTTGATGTGCATGATATAATAAACAAGAATCGTTAGGATTACATTTAATAAACTTTCTAGAAGCTAATAACTTGAGAGTGGGTTGACCAGGATGACCAAGACGTTGATGCAACAAGAATGAGCCGACAGTGAAAAAAACTTGAGTAGTTGGTTTGGTGACAGGATAAAGATCACCTGTGCTATCACATCGAAGGAAGATTTGTTTGGTTTTGTAGTCCTTCACAGAAAAACCAAATTAGTCAAATTCAATAGAACATTTATTGTCACGAGTAAATGAACACatagaaataatattttttatgatTTGGGGAGTAATAAGAATATCTTTTAATATTAACATGCGAACAGGATTGAGACTGAGAGTGGAATTATCGATTTAGTGACCAGAATTCGAGATTCTTTTCCGACTAAAACTGATAAATTAGAATTTTTGCACTTATTACTACAAGACTTGATAGTACCTGAGTCAGCATGGAGGTGTGCGGTTGCCCTGGTGTCCATGTACCAATCCGTATTGTTCGGTTCATGGAGGCTCATCGTGGTAAATACTTGAGGAAGAGTGGTGGGATCCGAGTTTGGTGGATATTGAAACCAATACTAGCTATTGGGCTGCCCACCATGAGAAAACAGCACCTGCTATTGTTGTTGGGCAACAGAGGAGATGGGCCACTACTATGGCTGATACTGATGGGCCTGTCCCTGACCATAGTTTGTTGAAGTGGGCCAGGGGGTTTGTTGGACTGATGGAAAGGGTAGCAGCCGACGCTGCTGTTGTTGTGAAGGAAACGACGACCAAAACGTTCCACACCAACGTTGTTGATTATTATAGGAGTTGTTGCTGCCTCCTCTGCCTTGATAACCCGAATGCCCACCGTCAGAGCGACCCCCTCTTCCACTGCCGCGTGAGGTCCAGCCACCCCCACGACCATCGTATGTAGTCCCGAATTATTTTCCCGAGAATTTGGTGTCCGATTTTGTTGTTTGGTGGCGATCACTGTTGCTGAAGATGCATTATCAGAATAGGATACATGAACAAGGCGGGTTAGATCTTTTTGCAAGGAGCGTTCTTCAAGAGTGAGGATAGATCTCATCTTGAGAAATGTCAGGAATGTTTTTCGGTGATGAACGGTAGTCACGATGTGAGCATACTTGTAAGACAAACCATTGATGGCATAAATAACAAGATTTCTTTCGAGAACCGAGGCTCCGATGTTGGCAAGAAGATCCACAATGGACTTAATTCTAGTGCGATACTCCATAATAGTTGAGTCACCAATTACAATGTGCCGTAGTTCGTCATCAAGTTCAAGGGCCTTTGATTCTTTGTTTTCATGAAACAAAGCTTGAATAGAGGACCAAACCTCATCCGCAGTAGCATCCGTCTTGAGAATAGATGTAAGAACTTGTTGTGAGAGGGAGGCATAGAGCCACTGTTTGACAATATTGTCAACGGTTTCCCATTCCGGATCGGTAATGACAGTGGGAACGGCTTCGAGATGATTGAAGATATTGAGTTTTGAATATCCAAGCATCATAAttcaaagattttttttttttttttttttttttttttttttttttttttgtaaaaataggTTGGTTTTCAAAAGTTATTATTGAAATATGTTAGTTTTAGAATTTATTGTAGAAATAGGTTGGTTTGAATAAGGGGTCCACCATTCTAATTGATTCTTTCCGGAAcgtatattttcatttttaacccttcaactttaatcttatttttatttatattttttacaaTTGAATAATTCATTTTTTACCCTTGTTAAATATTATACATAGATTACTTTATTCTATAATATACGATTATATCTTATGTATTATTATTTACAAATTGTACCTTTAATTAGAGTTTATAAAGACCTTCAAATAGATACCAATATTGAATATATTACAACACAACGAAATGACAAGAACAATTAAAAACGATATTACAATACGAATTAAACGTAAAATTACAATACAAGTTAAACGGTAACTTAATCATTAATTGTAAATGTTACAAAGTTCACGTCAGATTGAATCTTGGCTGGGAATTTGGACAATTTCTTCTGTTATGACTAGTTTGGTGACATAGTCTACATTGGCGAGGTTCGTCGGGATGACGAATGTCCATCTCGTTATGAAATCGATTTGCACGCCTCCGGCCTCTATGCACATAAAGTTTCGAGTTATCTGCTTTAATCTTCCAATCCGACTCTAACCAATAATCAACATGAGAAAGTGGGACAAAAGTCGacttatattgttgtttatacatCATAGTAGTGTACACAGTATTAACAATAGAAATAGGGTTATCCCCTCTATAACCGCAAACTGCAATAGCATGCGAACATGGAAATCTTTCCATTTGCCACTTACCACATGTGCATGTTTGTTGAAAATAATGGACAGTGTATGTATTTCCTCCTTTGCCATTATCTATAACTCTGTGACAATTCTGTAAACACCTTCATTGTAGTCAAACTCGGTTAATGTATGGCTTTGTGCACAAGTTTCTCATTTTCGAAAGAGACGCCACATACATGATGGTAGAGGTGTATTGCAATTCATTGCAATATCACTGTACTTTCTAAAAAGTTGTACAGTTCTATTGAATGTAAGGTCAATACACGCCTTGATCGGTAACTGTCTTGCTCCGCGAAGTGCATTGTTCAGACTCTCAGAGATATTTGTTGTCAAGAAACCCCATCGACGATTGTGATCATATAAAAAACACCATTGAATTCTTTTAATTTCCTTTAAATACTGCCAAGCTTCAAGATTGatattttttatttcattcatATACATAACAAACTTTCTTATTTGTGTGGTGCTACCAATAGACCAACAAAGCTTTTTAAGACACACATTCTTGTACCAttggatgaaattatttctaATGTGTCGAAGACCAAAGCGATGGTATGCTAATGGCTCTTTCCATTCTGGTAGATTTTCCATTGCATGAATTATTCCTTTGTGCCTATCCGAAACAACACATAATTGTTTGTTTGGAACAACAAAATGTCTGAGTTGGTAAAAAAACCAACCCCAACTGTCTGAAATCTTTTCATCAATGATATCATACGCAACAGGCAATATACTATTGTTTGCATCTTTTGTGACAGCAACAAGCATTTTTTTCCTCTATATGAACCCTTCAAATGGCAGCCATCTACTGAAATAACAGGTCGACATAGACAAAACGCATCAATGGCGGGTCCAAAAGCCCAAAAAACATATTTGAATGTCTCTACATGTGATGATGAGCTATTTGGACAATGAAACCACTTCACAACTGTATCAGGATTTGAAGCCTGCAATGCTGCAATGTACTTGGGCAACTCATCAAAGTTACTCTCCCAAGTTCCATAAGTACTCTCTATGGCTTTTCGCCTACCATGCCATGCCTTATCATAAGAAACATCAacattcaaactatttttaatatCTGATTGTATATGTTTCACTAGATAAGCAACATCCTTTTCAATTGAATGGATGATATACAAGGCAATAGTTGCAGAGTTTAGATTTTTGTTATTATTACCAGTACATGATCCAAAACAATTGTGTGCATCCACCCAACGTGTAATCTTCTACATGTTTTGATTTTTCTTCTTAACTTCACGAACATACCATGCACAACGGGGCATACAGTGCACACTACCAAAACTTTTTTCTTAATTTCCTAGAGTCCTACACTTTGCTACCCACAAGTTAAGCTTAATATCATACACTTTGAACTCTCTATTTTGGTTGATAGACCAAAGTGTCACTGCCTTTTTTACTTGCAACTTACTTTCAAATTGCATTCCTAACcttattttattttctgattcCTTCTAAACATCTATGTGAATGAGGTCTTCCAAACCGGCTATGTCACCGTCTCTTATATCTCCAACATCACTCATAAAGTTCATAAATGGAGTTTCACACACACCACCATCATCAGAATCTTCCCCAACACATAATGACTAGCTACTAGTATCTTCACTATATAATGAGTTGGCTTCATCACAATCTCTCTCAAATGTACCACAATCAAGCAAAGGAAATGGTACATTTGATGGATTGGGCTCAAACACCTCAAAATTTTAAAGGAGATCTACAAAACTAGTACTTGTAGGCGACATTattttttcaaattcaattaaaaCTTGACCCCAATAATTTGCaacattctcatccaaataataCATTACGTCTAGACTTGAATCACTTATGAACCGTCAAATAGTGGATTGCCCTCCAAATTGATAGcataatgagatattcaacttatGTGATGCTTTTTCAACTCCAGCATGTGCATAACATAAATCTTTAAATTCTTCATACCCCATTTTGTGCCTAATAATATTTGAAGTAAAAAAAGTTGATTGGTCTCCCTTTTTGATACCATTCTCATATTTAATATTACCATCCCAATATAAATTAATCATAAACGGACGATCTAGAGTCATAATGATATATACCAAAATCTAACTGCAAAATAAATCAGAATTTAAAAAAGAGATTAATGAGTATGCTACATATGATAATGACTATTATTAAATATATGACATAAAGCCAATGATATGTACCTTGTTATGGATGAACGGAtgttgaagaaaagaaagaaggaaaGATTTAAGTTCAAGAATTGTGAGAAAAATTTATTAGGTTGGAAGAGATGAAAAACTATCGATTATAAGAAAGAGAATTTATAATACAAAAAGAGTGAGATGATTTGACGATTCACTCAATTACTTCTACTGAGTTTTCATCAACAGTTACATTTGAATGTGCAGAAGACTTTTGTGTTTGCAGTTGAGTAAAGCCAAATAACATAATTATAGAGTTTTCACAAATAGTGACAACTCATGCTATACATTTTAGGCATTGTGGACTAAGATTTTCTCATATTTACAAATAAACgataataaaaataacattatGAATATTATGATTTagtgtttaatttaaattatagtTTAGTGTATATTTTGAATGTAATATCGTTTATAGTAGATCATTTAATTTTCGGACGTaatatatttaatattaatatctaTTTTAAGATATGTGTATTATTCATTTAATGGTATAACTACTTAAGAATAATAcataaattataattatatattttataattattatttatgtataatatataatgaatataaaattttgaattaataaatgAAATATATAAAGAATAGAAAAGTAATAAAAGTTAAGGGGgttatttgaatatatatatatatacatatatatatatatatatatatatatatatatatatatatatatatatatatatatatatatatatatatatatatatatatatatatatatatatatatatatcatttggcGGACTGAAGGACAAATAGTGGGCCCAACTAAAAAGAACCTATATCTACAATGCACTCTAAAACTAACCTATTTCTAGAATGCTTTTTGAAAGGTaacatatttttacaaaaaacTCTAATTCAAACGGTCCAGATTGAGAATAAGAGGAACATAAGATTTGATGTTGGTTATACCATAAATCTAATCGTTAGGTTTTGTACTGGAGGAACCTTCTTGAGAGCCGATCATGCTGATGAAGCAACGAGAAGAAAAAGAAGGCAACAACAAGATGGGAGAAGAACAAGGCTGATGAGAAAGAACGATGCAACAAGGATAGATCAGCTAGGGTTTTAGAAAAAAGAGGTCTGATACCATGTTGTAAACGATTTTCCCATCAAAACTAGGCTTCTGcctttcattcaatatatataccAATTATACTATATATGAGCTACAAATACATATAATGGACTAAATCCATGCAATGGGCTAAATAAATATAACAAAGAAAGCCTATATTAAAATATATGGCTAAAAAAATGATTAATTGAAATGTTTACCATATACAAAAACTTATCAATAATAGACCAAATTAGAAAAGAAAGTGCAAATACCATCTAGGTTCTTTACTATCTTTgagtttatatatttataaaaaaattgatttactCGATCACTTATAtttgtttctatttttttaaCTATCTCAagaacatgaaaaatgaaaaaaaaaatgtgtaaATAGACAAATTTGTCTAAGTTATTTTCTATGTTAAAAATTATGGAGtaataaaagtttttttaaaatttatttggtgacttatatttttcttattaaacTTTTCCTCACTTTATGTATATGGAatgcataaaaataaaaaatgtcaaaatGATAAGGCTAGACGATATAAGTTCTTTTAACATAAAACCTataaacattttttctttccAAAAACCTACAAACTCTTACTCACAAACCCCTTATAaaatgtaacgccccgattctcaggtattgcttaaataagatttattgggttaagctctactcgacgagttggttgacctattCGTCGAGTAGCAGCTAGATGAGATAGCGTGTTAAgttacctactcgacgagtccacattgggactcggtgagtaggatctGGTAGATGAAACCGTAAATCCtggggtttgcacctctatttaaaggagccttagcctcctttagcctctttgcagtctttgagagcctTTAAAACCCTAATACATGTGTGTGAGTGCCTTTGTGTGGTGTTTGAAGCTTAGAATGAGAATCGTGGAGGAAGAAAGCTAGGAGTGCAAAGGAATTGAAGCAAAGAAGGAGTGGGAAGCAGGATTTACCTCAGCTAacatcctttggaggtatcaaagtgccatccttactccccttttcccttttgttgagtttctgGGGCTTTTTATGGaatttcaagttggtatgatgagctatgggctagatctaaagttgtaacttcagatctggaccctccttggattctagaagcataaagtcacagTTTTGGTTGTGATTAAgttccctcttgagcatgaagttctattaagaacttaaaatagacatttagagcctttatagctatgcatgcacgtaaagtttgaaactttacgtgataagcatgccctagaagcttggatctatgagttggagtctttgcatggctcaaaacaagtctgtatggaaaaaggactgaatggactcagcgagtcgcaaggttgactcggcaagtcacatgaagatggatgtgaactcgacgagttggatgaacaactcggcgagtccgatgaagattgccataaactcgacgagttgaagaacaactcggtgagtcggatgagttttctcttggatatgtatgcgtgtgtatccgTCGGGTTGCAacaagggaactcgacgggtggccttaaagtttgaacgAGAATCAAAAGAACCCGatgagtcaccccgatgactcagcgagttggattgTACTCCAAGGGTACTCGGTGAGTTCgggttaacatggactgttgaccttgactgagggctttgactttgaccagggtttgactagtgggttatggagtaccttataaggttaaaacttacgagtatattgtactatgataataggtggtggagccggtgtcaagtgatccgtGAGTTGGATTTtaccttccgagtcgacatctgcgaggtgagttatcctcactatatcgatagggtctacgaccccaaggccgaccctttagttattattgttatggtatgctacatgtggttatgatctattagatcggaatTGGGGTAGACattatgttatgctcttatgatccgtagggattgttatgttagtgacctgctaggtcggtactctagttacaggagaattctatgattgatgatcagtgtgacagatatgattgatgtttgtatatgcatgtatatgatagtatgcacacatggttatttgcttgtggttgggttgaggcggtcctgctttgtgctgaaggccaatataccttatgagcggtccggggagactgtagtcCCACGTGGCGGactagtcatgctgaaggctcgggaTGGATTCAGACAGGctgtaggcccggtagggcggtcaAGTAAGGcagatggcccagtatgcatgttgattgattgattattactgatatggtattgtcagtgtggtattggtattttgggggtagctcactaagccctcgggcttacagttttcactttattgtttcaggtacttcaggagatcatggaaaggagaaggcatgaccgtaccgctcctcatccttatgttatgatttttgggacactctgatggaaaatgatttgaaaacattttataaacaatgctatttggtttttatttatgattgaaaaagtttaaatttggcgtaaaatttatggatgttacaagttggtatcagagccttggtttgagtgaattggaggaacactcgtgtgaatccagtctcaaatcaaggagatttttggAAAGTAAgtttctaaaatggttttcaaaataaaggatggtgggtgcagagggtacgatcagccggagcctgtaagtaaaccccaaaataccatacaattatttgatattatgatatgttagaacaacatgctagtgctaggctaaggatctttgggaattgcatgatagatttgcctgattatatgGTGCCTATTAGCCTA containing:
- the LOC128132303 gene encoding uncharacterized protein LOC128132303; translated protein: MYYLDENVANYWGQAWHGRRKAIESTYGTWESNFDELPKYIAALQASNPDTVVKWFHCPNSSSSHVETFKYVFWAFGPAIDAFCLCRPRKKMLVAVTKDANNSILPVAYDIIDEKISDSWGWFFYQLRHFVVPNKQLCVVSDRHKGIIHAMENLPEWKEPLAYHRFGLRHIRNNFIQWYKNVCLKKLCWSIGSTTQIRKFVMYMNEIKNINLEAWQYLKEIKRIQWCFLYDHNRRWGFLTTNISESLNNALRGARQLPIKACIDLTFNRTVQLFRKYSDIAMNCNTPLPSCMWRLFRK